A single window of Achromobacter xylosoxidans DNA harbors:
- a CDS encoding antibiotic biosynthesis monooxygenase family protein: MIAVIFEVEPAAGDPAPYLNIAAGLIDELKTIDGFISVERFQSLATPGKLLSLSFWRDEDAVKRWRTLESHRRAQEAGRGGVFANYRLRVAQVLRDYGMQERDQAPGDSRTRHG, encoded by the coding sequence ATGATCGCCGTGATATTCGAAGTCGAACCCGCCGCCGGCGACCCCGCGCCCTATCTGAACATCGCCGCGGGCCTGATCGACGAACTGAAGACGATCGACGGTTTCATCTCGGTCGAACGCTTCCAGAGCCTGGCCACGCCGGGCAAGCTGCTGTCGCTGTCGTTCTGGCGCGACGAAGATGCGGTCAAGCGCTGGCGCACGCTGGAATCCCACCGCCGCGCCCAGGAGGCAGGACGGGGCGGCGTGTTCGCCAACTATCGCCTGCGCGTCGCCCAGGTGCTGCGCGACTACGGCATGCAGGAACGCGACCAGGCGCCGGGCGACAGCCGCACCCGCCATGGCTGA
- a CDS encoding GntR family transcriptional regulator, translating into MPPAASARPTALQVDLARLIAQDIVARRHAPGAHLSEEALAAGYEVSRTPVRGALRLLAAQGLITHRPNSGYTVAENAALASPAITGAGPTQDELYRRLIADRATRALPEQFTERELLQRYPAPRSVLAKALLQLSADGLLEKRKGHGWQFAPSLENREALDESYRYRMIIECAGLLEPTFKLDRDALARMRAAHEALVQRGDGEISATEFFGLNASFHEMLARCSGNRYILQAVQQQNQLRRLEEHAAFHRDARFLDSSNEHLRIIAALEAGDQEGASQLMREHLKTSLRQS; encoded by the coding sequence ATGCCGCCTGCCGCTTCCGCCCGCCCCACTGCGCTTCAAGTCGATCTGGCGCGCCTGATCGCGCAGGACATCGTGGCGCGGCGCCACGCCCCCGGCGCCCACCTGTCCGAGGAAGCGTTGGCGGCAGGCTACGAGGTCTCGCGCACGCCGGTGCGCGGCGCGCTCAGGCTGCTGGCCGCGCAGGGATTGATCACGCACCGCCCCAACAGCGGCTACACCGTGGCCGAAAACGCCGCCTTGGCCTCGCCCGCGATCACCGGTGCGGGTCCGACCCAGGATGAACTCTACCGCCGCCTGATCGCCGACCGCGCCACGCGCGCATTGCCCGAGCAGTTCACGGAACGCGAGCTGCTGCAGCGCTATCCCGCGCCCCGCAGTGTGCTGGCCAAGGCCCTGCTGCAATTGTCGGCCGACGGCCTGCTTGAAAAACGCAAGGGCCACGGCTGGCAGTTCGCGCCATCGCTGGAAAACCGCGAAGCGCTCGACGAAAGCTACCGCTACCGCATGATCATCGAATGCGCCGGCCTGCTGGAGCCGACCTTCAAGCTCGACCGCGACGCCCTGGCGCGCATGCGCGCGGCCCACGAAGCGCTGGTCCAGCGCGGCGATGGCGAGATCTCGGCCACCGAATTCTTCGGCCTGAATGCCTCGTTCCACGAAATGCTGGCGCGCTGCTCCGGCAACCGCTACATCCTGCAGGCGGTGCAGCAGCAGAACCAGCTGCGCCGGCTGGAGGAACACGCCGCGTTCCACCGCGATGCGCGCTTTCTCGATTCCAGCAACGAGCACCTGCGCATCATCGCCGCGCTGGAGGCCGGCGACCAGGAAGGCGCCTCGCAACTCATGCGCGAACACCTGAAGACCTCGCTGCGGCAATCCTGA
- a CDS encoding NAD-dependent epimerase/dehydratase family protein — MAERVLFIGCGDLGQRAARRLLARGDAVYALRRHPPAHDSSGIHWLQGDITRPDGLPALPAGITRVIHVATAGARDPAAYRGVFVDGLNHVLDALDTNRVERIVFVSSSAVYGEHHGDWVDEDTPTAPQGFNGRILLEAEATLAARAIPHTTLRFAGLYGPGRFQLLERLRAGKASAPVEPPHWANRIHIDDAAAAIAHVALLPEASPVYIGCDDTPLPLHELYAELARMIGAPLPADGPAPAGVGSKKLSNARLRASGLALQWPDSRAGYAALLADSMQA; from the coding sequence ATGGCGGAACGCGTGCTGTTCATCGGTTGCGGCGATCTCGGCCAACGCGCCGCGCGCCGCCTGCTGGCGCGCGGCGACGCGGTCTACGCGCTGCGCCGCCATCCACCGGCGCACGACAGCAGCGGCATCCACTGGCTGCAAGGCGACATCACCCGCCCCGACGGCCTGCCGGCCTTGCCGGCGGGCATCACCCGCGTGATCCATGTGGCCACCGCCGGCGCGCGCGATCCGGCCGCCTATCGCGGCGTGTTCGTCGACGGACTGAACCACGTGCTGGATGCGCTCGACACGAACCGGGTCGAGCGCATCGTGTTCGTGTCATCCAGCGCGGTGTACGGCGAACATCACGGCGACTGGGTCGACGAAGACACCCCGACGGCGCCCCAGGGCTTCAACGGCCGCATCCTGCTCGAGGCCGAAGCGACGCTTGCCGCGCGCGCGATCCCGCACACTACCTTGCGGTTTGCGGGCCTCTACGGTCCCGGCCGCTTCCAGTTGCTCGAGCGGTTGCGCGCGGGCAAGGCCAGCGCGCCGGTCGAGCCGCCGCACTGGGCCAATCGCATCCACATCGACGACGCCGCGGCCGCCATCGCGCACGTGGCGTTGCTGCCGGAGGCATCGCCGGTCTACATCGGCTGCGACGACACCCCCCTGCCGCTGCATGAACTCTATGCCGAACTGGCGCGGATGATCGGCGCGCCTTTGCCAGCCGACGGCCCGGCGCCCGCGGGCGTGGGCAGCAAGAAGCTCAGCAACGCCCGCCTGCGCGCCAGCGGGCTGGCGCTGCAATGGCCGGACTCGCGCGCCGGCTACGCCGCGCTGCTGGCCGACAGCATGCAGGCATAG
- a CDS encoding DMT family transporter, with translation MSRSSFDRAGLALMFSTILVWAGSWIAMKLIVPYIGPFDFVALRYVTGALVLFALAAATRRPLGLPSWKLTLLIGLTQTAGFQGFVQTALVSGGVGKVSLMAYTMPFWVVLFAWGLLGERPTARHGVGIGLAAIGLVLFIEPWHGVGELRPVLLGLGSGLCWGVGTVLSKRMFDRHAPDVMTFTAWQMLFGGLVMTPVAWLVPQIPAQWGWQLWAGMVYIVLIATAAGWLLWLQVVRRVPASIAGLSSLGVPVVAMLMAWAVLSERPSPVELGGMALILAGIFVVSRAAPAARAG, from the coding sequence GTGAGCCGCAGCAGTTTCGATCGCGCAGGGCTTGCCCTGATGTTCAGCACCATCCTCGTGTGGGCGGGTAGCTGGATCGCGATGAAGCTGATCGTGCCCTACATCGGCCCCTTCGATTTCGTGGCGCTGCGCTACGTGACCGGCGCGCTGGTGCTGTTCGCGCTGGCCGCCGCCACTCGGCGGCCGCTCGGCTTGCCCTCCTGGAAGCTGACCTTGCTGATCGGCCTGACCCAGACCGCCGGCTTCCAGGGCTTCGTGCAGACCGCGCTGGTGTCCGGCGGCGTCGGCAAGGTGTCGTTGATGGCCTATACCATGCCGTTCTGGGTGGTGCTGTTCGCGTGGGGTCTGCTGGGCGAGCGGCCGACGGCCCGCCACGGCGTCGGCATCGGCCTGGCCGCGATCGGCCTGGTGCTGTTCATCGAACCGTGGCACGGCGTGGGCGAGTTGCGGCCGGTGCTGCTGGGACTGGGCAGCGGCCTGTGCTGGGGCGTGGGCACGGTGCTGTCCAAGCGCATGTTCGATCGCCATGCGCCCGACGTGATGACCTTCACCGCCTGGCAGATGCTGTTCGGCGGGCTGGTGATGACGCCGGTGGCGTGGCTGGTGCCGCAGATCCCGGCGCAGTGGGGCTGGCAGTTGTGGGCCGGCATGGTCTATATCGTGCTGATCGCCACGGCGGCCGGCTGGCTGCTGTGGCTGCAGGTGGTGCGGCGCGTGCCGGCTTCGATCGCCGGCCTGTCCAGCCTGGGCGTGCCGGTGGTGGCGATGCTGATGGCGTGGGCGGTGCTTTCCGAGCGTCCGTCGCCCGTCGAGCTGGGCGGCATGGCCCTGATCCTTGCCGGTATTTTTGTCGTGAGCCGCGCGGCGCCCGCCGCGCGCGCGGGCTGA
- a CDS encoding MFS transporter, whose protein sequence is MSQETPRQAPAGAAASAGGEADGSPLNPGVAKREVWAWAMYDFANSGYTTVILTAVFSTYFVGVVGGRAPWATLAWTAALSLSYLLIMLTMPTLGARADARAGKRRLLYSSTIGCVAATLVLTQAGPGDVWLALAAIVVSNYCYCVGESVVAAFLPELAKPSALGRVSGWGWSFGYCGGMLTLGLSLVVVKLAEADGLDAEHFVPRVILVTCAVFALAALPSFFLLRERARPSGEPQAALAMLKRLAYAWRETGQHFPEFRRLLMCIACYQAGISVVITLAAVYASEVMGFTTPQIMLLVFTVNIGAAAGAFSFGYVQDRIGHKPALAITLCGWILMVLVAYAAVTAPVFWVAATLAGLCMGTTQSAGRAMTGALAPAGRLAEFFSLWTFAVQLAAVIGPLTYGLVTWGTHGNHRLAILVTGLFFVGGLVLLSRVDMARGLARRAA, encoded by the coding sequence GTGAGCCAGGAAACGCCGCGGCAGGCGCCCGCCGGCGCCGCCGCGTCCGCCGGCGGGGAGGCGGACGGCAGTCCGCTGAACCCCGGCGTGGCCAAGCGCGAGGTCTGGGCCTGGGCCATGTACGACTTCGCCAATTCCGGCTACACCACCGTGATCCTCACGGCGGTGTTCAGCACGTATTTCGTCGGTGTGGTCGGCGGCCGCGCGCCGTGGGCCACGCTGGCCTGGACCGCGGCGCTGTCGCTGTCCTACCTGCTCATCATGTTGACGATGCCCACGCTGGGCGCGCGCGCCGACGCCCGCGCCGGCAAGCGGCGGCTGCTCTACAGCAGCACCATCGGTTGCGTGGCGGCCACGCTGGTGCTGACCCAGGCCGGGCCGGGCGACGTCTGGCTGGCGCTGGCCGCCATCGTTGTCTCCAACTATTGCTACTGCGTCGGCGAGTCCGTGGTGGCGGCGTTCCTGCCCGAACTGGCCAAGCCGTCGGCGCTGGGGCGGGTGTCGGGCTGGGGCTGGAGCTTCGGCTACTGCGGCGGCATGCTGACCCTGGGCCTGTCGCTGGTGGTGGTGAAACTGGCCGAGGCCGACGGGCTCGACGCCGAGCACTTCGTGCCGCGCGTCATCCTGGTGACCTGCGCGGTGTTCGCGCTGGCGGCGCTGCCCTCGTTCTTCCTGCTGCGCGAACGCGCGCGGCCATCCGGCGAGCCGCAGGCGGCGCTGGCCATGCTCAAGCGGCTGGCCTACGCCTGGCGCGAGACAGGCCAGCATTTTCCCGAGTTCCGCCGGCTGCTGATGTGCATCGCCTGTTATCAGGCCGGCATCTCGGTCGTGATCACGCTGGCGGCGGTGTATGCCTCCGAGGTCATGGGGTTCACCACGCCGCAGATCATGCTGCTGGTGTTCACCGTGAACATCGGCGCGGCGGCCGGCGCGTTCTCGTTCGGCTATGTGCAGGATCGCATCGGCCACAAGCCGGCGCTGGCGATCACGCTGTGCGGCTGGATCCTGATGGTGCTGGTGGCCTACGCCGCGGTGACGGCGCCTGTGTTCTGGGTGGCCGCGACGCTGGCTGGCTTGTGCATGGGCACGACCCAGAGCGCGGGCCGCGCCATGACCGGCGCGCTGGCGCCGGCGGGGCGCCTGGCGGAGTTCTTCTCGCTGTGGACGTTCGCGGTGCAACTGGCCGCGGTCATCGGACCGCTGACCTACGGTCTGGTGACCTGGGGCACGCATGGCAACCACCGCCTGGCGATCCTGGTGACCGGACTGTTCTTCGTCGGCGGCCTGGTCCTGCTGTCGCGCGTGGACATGGCGCGCGGCCTGGCGCGCCGCGCCGCGTAA
- the ltaE gene encoding low-specificity L-threonine aldolase, whose product MIDLRSDTVTRPSPAMLQAMVSAPLGDDVMGDDPTVIQLQQAVAERAGKAAGLFFPSGTQSNLAALMAHCERGDEYLVGQQAHTYKYEGGGAAVLGSIQPQPIEHAEDGTLPLEKLAAALKPEGDPHFARTRLLALENTFHGKLIPADYVRAATDWARAHGLATHLDGARVFNAAVASGKPLAEMCAPFDSVSICFSKGLGAPVGSVLAGSAELIARARRWRKVLGGGLRQSGVLAAACLYALEHNVERLAEDHANARLLAEGLRGIAGVRVLSQDTNMVFAEFEPARCDALTAALAADGILMRAVYGGPTRMVTHLDLSSDDVRRVIEAVARHLA is encoded by the coding sequence ATGATCGATTTGCGCAGTGATACCGTCACCCGGCCGTCCCCGGCCATGTTGCAGGCCATGGTCAGCGCGCCGCTGGGCGATGACGTGATGGGCGATGACCCCACCGTCATCCAGCTGCAGCAAGCCGTGGCCGAACGCGCGGGCAAGGCCGCCGGGCTGTTCTTCCCGTCGGGCACGCAGAGCAATCTGGCGGCGCTGATGGCGCATTGCGAGCGGGGCGATGAGTATCTTGTGGGCCAGCAGGCGCATACCTACAAGTACGAAGGCGGCGGCGCGGCGGTGCTGGGCAGCATCCAGCCCCAACCCATCGAACACGCCGAGGACGGTACGCTACCGTTGGAAAAGCTGGCGGCCGCTCTCAAGCCCGAAGGCGATCCCCACTTTGCCCGCACCCGCCTGCTGGCGCTGGAAAACACGTTCCACGGCAAGCTGATTCCCGCCGACTACGTGCGTGCCGCCACCGACTGGGCCCGCGCCCATGGCCTGGCCACGCACCTGGACGGCGCGCGCGTGTTCAACGCGGCGGTGGCCAGCGGCAAGCCGCTGGCCGAGATGTGCGCGCCGTTCGATTCGGTGTCGATCTGCTTTTCCAAGGGGCTGGGCGCGCCGGTCGGCTCCGTGCTGGCGGGCAGCGCCGAACTGATCGCCCGCGCCCGCCGCTGGCGCAAGGTGCTGGGCGGCGGCCTGCGCCAATCGGGGGTGCTGGCGGCAGCCTGCCTGTATGCGCTGGAACACAATGTCGAGCGCCTGGCCGAAGACCACGCCAACGCGCGCCTGCTGGCCGAAGGACTGCGCGGCATCGCCGGCGTGCGGGTGCTGAGCCAGGACACCAACATGGTGTTCGCGGAGTTCGAGCCGGCGCGGTGCGATGCCTTGACCGCCGCGCTGGCGGCCGACGGCATCCTGATGCGCGCCGTCTATGGCGGCCCGACGCGCATGGTGACGCACCTGGACCTGTCCAGCGACGACGTGCGCCGGGTGATCGAGGCCGTGGCGCGCCACCTGGCTTGA
- a CDS encoding heme-binding protein: MNTKPVLTAEDVKKILAAAEAHALQNKWAVTIAVSDDGGHLLGMLRLDDAAPISSHIAPAKAKTAALGRRESRVYEEIINNGRYSFLSAPLIEGMLEGGVPIVANGQVVGAVGVSGVKSTEDAQIAQAGIAALGL; encoded by the coding sequence ATGAACACCAAACCCGTGCTGACCGCCGAAGACGTCAAGAAGATCCTGGCCGCGGCCGAGGCACACGCCCTGCAGAACAAGTGGGCTGTCACCATCGCCGTGTCGGACGACGGCGGCCACCTGCTGGGCATGCTGCGACTGGACGACGCCGCGCCCATTTCCTCGCACATCGCCCCGGCCAAGGCCAAGACCGCGGCCCTGGGCCGCCGTGAATCGCGCGTCTACGAAGAGATCATCAACAACGGCCGCTATTCCTTCCTGTCGGCCCCGCTGATCGAAGGCATGCTGGAAGGCGGTGTGCCGATCGTGGCCAATGGCCAGGTGGTGGGCGCGGTCGGCGTGTCGGGCGTGAAGTCGACCGAAGACGCCCAGATCGCCCAGGCTGGCATCGCCGCGCTGGGCCTGTGA
- a CDS encoding putative cytochrome p450 oxidoreductase, translating into MSTPFPTDPLQAVTHADPYPYYAALARDRPLYRDARLGLWVASAPGTIRDIMRHPAARVRPMAEPVPRGIAAGPAGLLFGRFLRMNDGPRQARLKALFRAFLARQAPLAPAPDWPRLEMDTGSAGAIDRYLHAAPVFAQACALGLPGAVAADCAREVGAFLAALPPAAPEDRVAAGHTAAERLLARLGAHLDDRAASPALRELRGQGADAGLEPALLPANLAGLLFQSCEAGAGLLGNALLRAGRQRAGAALTLAQAWELVDATLRHDPPIHNTRRFLAGPIELEGQLMQAGETVLLVLAAAAMAQPEAHWTFGAQGHACPGRDAARRDAAGALVHLLRAGVDDAALVARFRYRPLPNARIPQFDFTEEPTP; encoded by the coding sequence ATGTCCACGCCTTTCCCGACCGATCCGCTGCAGGCGGTCACGCACGCCGATCCCTATCCCTATTACGCCGCCCTGGCCCGCGACCGGCCGCTGTACCGGGACGCCCGGCTGGGCCTGTGGGTGGCCAGCGCCCCGGGGACGATCCGCGACATCATGCGTCATCCCGCCGCCCGCGTGCGGCCCATGGCCGAGCCGGTGCCCAGGGGCATCGCCGCGGGACCGGCGGGCCTGCTGTTCGGCCGCTTCCTGCGGATGAACGATGGTCCGCGCCAGGCCCGTCTCAAGGCGTTGTTCCGCGCGTTCCTGGCGCGGCAGGCGCCGCTGGCGCCCGCGCCCGACTGGCCGCGGCTGGAGATGGACACCGGATCGGCCGGCGCCATCGACCGCTACCTGCATGCCGCGCCCGTTTTTGCGCAAGCCTGTGCCCTCGGACTGCCCGGCGCCGTGGCCGCCGACTGCGCGCGCGAGGTCGGCGCGTTCCTCGCGGCCCTGCCGCCGGCCGCGCCTGAAGACCGGGTCGCCGCAGGGCACACGGCCGCCGAGCGCCTCCTGGCACGGTTGGGCGCCCACCTGGACGATCGCGCCGCCAGCCCGGCCTTGCGCGAGCTGCGCGGCCAGGGCGCCGATGCCGGCCTGGAGCCGGCGCTGCTGCCCGCCAATCTGGCGGGCCTGCTGTTCCAGTCCTGTGAAGCCGGCGCCGGCCTGCTGGGCAATGCGCTGCTACGGGCGGGCCGCCAGCGCGCCGGCGCCGCCCTGACGCTGGCGCAGGCATGGGAACTGGTCGACGCGACGCTGCGGCACGATCCTCCCATTCACAACACCCGCCGCTTCCTGGCCGGCCCCATCGAACTGGAAGGCCAGCTCATGCAGGCCGGCGAGACCGTGCTGCTGGTGCTGGCCGCGGCGGCCATGGCGCAGCCCGAGGCGCACTGGACCTTCGGCGCCCAGGGCCATGCATGCCCCGGGCGCGACGCGGCGCGCCGCGATGCGGCCGGCGCGCTGGTCCATCTGCTGCGGGCCGGCGTCGACGACGCCGCCCTGGTGGCGCGCTTTCGCTACCGCCCCCTGCCCAATGCCCGCATTCCCCAATTTGATTTCACCGAGGAGCCCACCCCATGA
- a CDS encoding aspartate aminotransferase family protein, translating to MSSSAPLSSSPLNTDAYWMPFTANRRYKRDPVLFSAAEGMHYIRPDGRRVLDGIAGLWCVNAGHRRPEIIEAIARTAHDLDYAPSFQMSHPQAFELAERLCQQAPAGYSQVFFSNSGSEAVDTALKIALGYHRARGEGQRVRLIGRERSYHGVGFGGLSVSGIGGHRKPFGNLLPYVDHLPHTYDREQMAYSRGQPDWGAHLADALERIVALHDASTIAAVIVEPVAGSTGVLVPPRGYLQKLREICDRHGILLIFDEVISAFGRVDGAFASAHFGVTPDLITSAKGLTNGAIPMGATLVRQHVHDAFMQGPDNAIELAHGYTYSGHPVACAAALATLDICHREGLFQRSRELGRYWEDAAHSLKGLPHVVDIRNIGLLAAIELAPEAGKPGQRGYAAHQACLERGCLIRAAGDTMLLSPPLIIERAQIDELFSVLADVLRAGA from the coding sequence ATGTCCTCGTCCGCGCCTCTTTCGTCGTCTCCCCTCAATACCGACGCCTATTGGATGCCCTTCACCGCCAACCGGCGCTACAAGCGCGATCCGGTGCTGTTCAGCGCGGCCGAGGGCATGCACTACATCCGCCCCGACGGCCGCCGCGTGCTGGACGGCATCGCCGGCCTGTGGTGCGTCAACGCTGGCCATCGGCGCCCGGAGATCATCGAGGCCATCGCGCGCACCGCCCACGACCTGGACTATGCGCCGTCGTTCCAGATGAGCCATCCACAGGCGTTCGAGCTGGCCGAAAGGCTGTGCCAGCAAGCGCCGGCCGGCTACTCGCAGGTGTTCTTTTCGAACTCCGGTTCCGAAGCGGTCGACACCGCCCTCAAGATCGCGCTGGGCTATCACCGCGCGCGCGGCGAAGGCCAGCGCGTGCGCCTGATCGGCCGCGAACGTTCGTATCACGGGGTGGGCTTCGGCGGCCTGTCGGTGTCGGGCATCGGCGGGCATCGCAAGCCCTTCGGCAACCTGCTGCCCTATGTCGACCACCTGCCGCATACCTATGACCGCGAACAGATGGCCTACAGCCGCGGCCAACCGGACTGGGGCGCGCACCTGGCCGATGCGCTCGAACGCATCGTCGCGCTGCATGACGCCTCGACCATCGCCGCCGTCATCGTCGAACCGGTGGCGGGTTCCACCGGCGTGCTGGTGCCGCCGCGCGGCTACCTGCAGAAGCTGCGCGAGATCTGCGACCGGCACGGCATCCTGCTGATCTTCGACGAAGTCATCAGCGCCTTCGGCCGCGTCGACGGCGCCTTCGCCTCGGCCCATTTCGGCGTCACGCCGGACCTCATCACCAGCGCCAAGGGCCTGACCAACGGCGCCATCCCGATGGGCGCCACGCTGGTGCGCCAGCACGTCCACGACGCCTTCATGCAAGGCCCAGACAACGCCATCGAACTGGCCCATGGCTACACCTACTCGGGCCATCCGGTGGCGTGCGCGGCCGCCCTGGCCACGCTCGACATCTGCCATCGCGAAGGCTTGTTCCAGCGCAGCCGCGAACTCGGACGCTATTGGGAAGACGCGGCCCACAGCCTCAAGGGCCTGCCCCACGTGGTGGATATCCGCAACATCGGCCTGCTGGCCGCGATCGAACTGGCGCCCGAGGCCGGCAAGCCCGGTCAGCGCGGCTATGCGGCGCACCAGGCCTGCCTGGAACGCGGCTGCCTGATCCGCGCCGCCGGCGACACCATGCTGCTGTCGCCCCCGCTCATCATCGAGCGCGCGCAGATCGACGAGTTGTTCTCGGTATTGGCCGACGTGCTGCGCGCGGGCGCCTGA
- the acs gene encoding acetate--CoA ligase has product MSNAIESVLVETRVFPPPERAAQGAAIPSMDAYNALCAQVEKDFDGFWAGQARDNLQWTKPFTEVLDESNAPFYRWFGDGELNVSANCLDVHLTNGNADKTAIIFETDDGKVTKVSYRELLARVCRFANGIAKLGYKKGDRAIIYMPMSIEAVVAMQACARLGVTHSVVFGGFSAKSLQERIVDVGASLVITADEQVRGGKTIPLKPAVEEAIAMGGCDAVTRVIVYRRTGGKIAWNESRDLWMHDVEAGQSDTCEPVPVNAEHPLFILYTSGSTGKPKGVQHSSAGYLLWALLTVKWTFDARKDDVYWCTADVGWVTGHTYITYGPLAAGLTQVVFEGVPTFPNAGRFWDMIARHKVTTFYTAPTAIRSLIKAAEAAPDTHPSKYDLDSLRIIGTVGEPINPEAWIWYHKNVGRERCPIVDTWWQTETGGHMITPLPGATPTKPGSCTLPLPGIAAAIVDETGGDVDQGNGGFLVIKRPWPAMIRNIWGDPERFKKSYFPSELRGYYLAGDGAQRDADGYFWIMGRIDDVLNVSGHRLGTMEVESALVAHELVAEAAVVGRPDDTTGEAVVAFVVLKSARPEGADAQAIAKTLRDWVAKEIGPIAKPKDIRFGDNLPKTRSGKIMRRLLRVVAKGEEVTQDVSTLENPAILEQLSKPL; this is encoded by the coding sequence ATGTCGAATGCTATTGAGTCCGTACTGGTGGAAACCCGGGTGTTCCCGCCGCCCGAGCGCGCGGCGCAGGGCGCCGCGATTCCCAGCATGGACGCGTACAACGCGCTGTGCGCGCAGGTCGAGAAGGATTTCGACGGTTTCTGGGCCGGCCAGGCCCGCGACAACCTGCAATGGACCAAGCCGTTCACCGAGGTGCTGGACGAGTCCAACGCGCCGTTCTACCGCTGGTTCGGCGACGGCGAACTGAACGTCTCGGCCAACTGCCTGGACGTGCACCTGACCAACGGCAACGCCGACAAGACCGCCATCATCTTCGAGACCGATGACGGCAAGGTCACCAAGGTCAGCTACCGCGAACTGCTGGCGCGCGTGTGCCGCTTCGCCAACGGCATCGCCAAGCTGGGCTACAAGAAGGGCGACCGCGCCATCATCTACATGCCCATGTCGATCGAGGCCGTGGTGGCCATGCAGGCCTGCGCCCGCCTGGGCGTGACGCATTCGGTGGTGTTCGGCGGCTTCTCGGCCAAGAGCCTGCAGGAGCGTATCGTCGACGTCGGCGCCTCGCTGGTCATCACCGCCGACGAACAGGTGCGCGGCGGCAAGACCATCCCGCTCAAGCCGGCGGTGGAGGAAGCCATCGCCATGGGCGGCTGCGACGCCGTCACGCGCGTCATCGTCTACCGCCGCACCGGCGGCAAGATCGCCTGGAACGAAAGCCGCGACCTGTGGATGCACGACGTCGAGGCCGGCCAGTCCGACACCTGCGAACCGGTGCCGGTCAACGCCGAGCATCCGCTGTTCATCCTGTACACGTCCGGCTCCACCGGCAAGCCCAAGGGCGTGCAGCATTCGTCCGCCGGCTACCTGCTGTGGGCGCTGCTGACCGTCAAGTGGACCTTCGACGCCCGCAAGGACGACGTCTACTGGTGCACGGCCGACGTGGGCTGGGTCACCGGCCACACCTACATCACCTACGGCCCGCTGGCCGCGGGCCTGACGCAGGTGGTGTTCGAAGGCGTGCCGACGTTCCCCAACGCCGGCCGCTTCTGGGACATGATCGCGCGCCACAAGGTCACCACCTTCTACACCGCGCCCACCGCGATCCGCTCGCTGATCAAGGCCGCCGAAGCGGCGCCCGACACCCATCCGTCCAAGTACGACCTGGACAGCCTGCGCATCATCGGCACGGTGGGCGAACCCATCAACCCCGAGGCCTGGATCTGGTATCACAAGAACGTCGGCCGCGAGCGCTGCCCCATCGTCGACACCTGGTGGCAGACCGAGACCGGCGGCCACATGATCACGCCGCTGCCGGGCGCCACCCCGACCAAGCCGGGCTCGTGCACGCTGCCGCTGCCGGGCATCGCCGCCGCCATCGTCGATGAGACCGGCGGCGACGTCGACCAGGGCAATGGCGGTTTCCTGGTGATCAAGCGCCCGTGGCCGGCGATGATCCGCAACATCTGGGGCGACCCGGAGCGCTTCAAGAAGAGCTACTTCCCGTCGGAACTGCGCGGTTATTACCTGGCCGGCGACGGCGCGCAGCGCGACGCGGACGGCTACTTCTGGATCATGGGCCGCATCGACGATGTGCTGAACGTGTCGGGCCACCGCCTGGGCACGATGGAGGTGGAGTCGGCGCTGGTCGCGCACGAACTGGTGGCCGAGGCCGCCGTGGTCGGCCGTCCCGACGACACCACCGGCGAGGCCGTGGTGGCCTTCGTGGTGCTCAAGAGCGCTCGTCCCGAAGGCGCCGACGCCCAGGCCATCGCCAAGACGCTGCGCGACTGGGTGGCCAAGGAAATCGGCCCGATCGCCAAGCCCAAGGACATCCGCTTCGGCGACAACCTGCCCAAGACCCGCTCCGGCAAGATCATGCGCCGTCTGCTGCGCGTGGTGGCCAAGGGCGAGGAAGTGACGCAGGACGTGTCGACGCTGGAAAATCCCGCCATCCTGGAACAGCTGTCCAAGCCGCTGTAA